A genomic region of Gemmatimonadota bacterium contains the following coding sequences:
- the pabB gene encoding aminodeoxychorismate synthase component I, whose translation MNVPSSRLGTPFGRDNPGVVLRIELDSPPAPSDALKRLAGLPGRVLLESAGEEGTFSFVAADPIAVLRSSGGRTRVAGTGAMEDAEPLADPFAGLDFLLARWHMPPPSDGVSFAGGVIGFLGYEAGDYLEHLPPSRPNDLGIPDAWFGVYDSAVVWDRNRGSCAAVASVLPGRTKEETVARLERLAERVRVPGAASRSMEGSKSRAPSPVAPGTSSLERDAFLAGVERIREYIRAGDLFQANLTRRLTVQTAMSGTELYGAMVEASPAPYAAYLDCGDAEVASISPELFLSLRGRGIATSPIKGTRPRGRTTEEDEVLRRDLAGSDKDRAENVMIVDLLRNDLSRVSLPGSIAVSRLATVETHPTVHHLVSTVTGRLGPDKTIMDLLRATFPGGSVTGAPKIRAMEILRELEPVRRGVYTGALGILGFHGDAELSVAIRTAVLRDGRAHYGTGGGITLASNPEAEWAETEDKARAFLQAISPGWG comes from the coding sequence ATGAACGTCCCCTCTTCCCGCCTTGGAACCCCATTTGGGCGCGACAATCCCGGGGTCGTCCTCAGGATCGAGCTGGACTCGCCTCCTGCTCCGTCCGACGCCCTGAAACGGCTCGCGGGGCTTCCCGGGCGGGTCCTCCTCGAAAGCGCCGGAGAAGAGGGGACCTTTTCTTTCGTCGCGGCCGACCCGATCGCCGTGCTCCGGTCCTCCGGAGGGAGGACACGGGTCGCGGGGACGGGGGCGATGGAGGATGCTGAGCCCCTCGCCGACCCCTTCGCGGGTCTGGACTTCCTCCTTGCCCGCTGGCACATGCCGCCGCCCTCGGACGGCGTTTCCTTCGCCGGCGGCGTCATCGGGTTCCTCGGCTACGAGGCGGGGGACTATCTGGAACACCTCCCTCCCTCCCGTCCGAACGACCTCGGAATCCCCGATGCCTGGTTCGGCGTTTACGACTCGGCGGTCGTATGGGATCGGAACCGGGGGTCGTGCGCGGCCGTCGCGTCCGTCCTTCCCGGTCGGACGAAGGAAGAGACCGTCGCGCGGCTCGAGCGGCTCGCGGAGCGAGTAAGAGTGCCGGGGGCCGCCTCGCGCTCGATGGAGGGCTCGAAGTCGAGGGCGCCCTCTCCGGTCGCGCCCGGGACCTCTTCCCTCGAGCGGGATGCCTTCCTGGCCGGCGTCGAGAGGATTCGGGAATACATTCGCGCCGGGGACCTCTTCCAGGCGAATCTGACGCGGCGGCTCACGGTCCAGACCGCGATGTCCGGAACGGAGCTTTACGGGGCGATGGTGGAGGCGAGCCCTGCCCCTTACGCGGCCTACCTGGATTGCGGAGACGCGGAAGTGGCTTCGATTTCCCCGGAGCTCTTCCTTTCGCTTCGAGGCCGCGGCATTGCGACCTCGCCGATCAAGGGGACGCGCCCGCGCGGGAGAACCACCGAGGAAGACGAGGTCCTTCGGCGCGACCTCGCAGGGAGCGACAAGGACCGCGCCGAAAACGTGATGATCGTGGATCTCCTCCGAAACGACCTCTCTCGCGTTTCGCTCCCGGGTTCGATCGCCGTCTCCCGGCTCGCCACCGTGGAGACGCACCCGACCGTGCACCATCTCGTCTCCACCGTGACCGGCCGTCTCGGACCCGACAAGACGATCATGGACCTGCTTCGAGCGACATTCCCCGGAGGGAGTGTCACCGGCGCCCCGAAAATCCGCGCGATGGAAATCCTTCGCGAGTTGGAACCGGTGCGACGAGGAGTGTACACCGGCGCACTGGGGATCCTCGGATTCCACGGTGATGCGGAGCTCTCGGTGGCGATCCGGACGGCGGTGCTGCGCGACGGCCGGGCGCACTATGGGACGGGGGGTGGGATCACCCTCGCTTCGAATCCGGAAGCCGAGTGGGCGGAAACGGAGGACAAGGCGCGGGCCTTCCTTCAGGCGATCTCCCCCGGATGGGGATGA
- a CDS encoding 2-oxoglutarate dehydrogenase E1 component, which translates to MSISKLFDGYNAGYAQDLYERYARNPDSVPEEWKEIFSGRIEELIADGLITPDALRDNGLGSAPPSAALPSSPVEPPPSAIPSPEAPPVRRPEPRLEEEGADRRRLLPRIARAAFLIQAFRNHGHQLARLDPLGSEPPGHPQLDPAFFGTSMEDLAAIPTSLVLEEGGDEPLSQALQRLREIYCGSIGFQFEHLEDPAKVRWLWKEVESGRHAQPLGQEARLALLHRLSQVEGFERFLHRAYLGQKRFSIEGNDMLLPMLDLAIERAAASGGRRVVLGMAHRGRLNVLHHIVGVSDTSILREFEETARAEAAPSHVPTGTGDVKYHHGAGGEYELRDGSKIAVSLAPNPSHLEFVNPVVMGMARALQFAGPGRGARLEASAVVPILIHGDAAFAAEGIVAESLNLARLRGYTVGGTVHIIVNNQVGFTTNPEDGRSTRYASDLAKGYDLPVLHVNADDPEACLASVRLAIAFREKFHDDVVIDLVGYRRYGHNEGDEPSYTQPLLYARIADHPTVRTQWASRLVSDETLSSAEAEEIEDAVAHRLRAAQEEVEAEESRAHTLPATPAEAEPEPPETAVPLEHLVQVNAGTVAVPGEFTLHPKLKRQLEHRRSDFAADRAVDWAHAEALALGSILSENVAIRLTGQDTERGTFSQRHLVLHDVETGAEVTPLAEFGEGRFEIYNSPLSEAAALGFEYGASVAAPETFVLWEAQFGDFVNAAQVIVDQFIASGRAKWGQQSRLTLLLPHGYEGQGPEHSSARLERFLQLAAEENIRVAYPTTPAQYFHLVRRQALGIPMRPLVILTPKSLLRHPRAVSSVAELTRSSFRTILPEESPPGDPKEVTRLILCSGKIYYDLVGVEGRAELRQVAVGRIEGLYPFPAMGLTALVGLYPKLEEVVWVQEEPRNMGALAYIGPRLRGGIPRDVALRHVSRPERASPAEGKNRNHRLQQERIVREALGVE; encoded by the coding sequence ATGTCCATTTCGAAGCTCTTCGACGGATACAACGCCGGGTACGCGCAGGACCTCTACGAGCGGTATGCACGAAATCCCGACTCCGTACCGGAGGAGTGGAAGGAGATCTTCTCCGGCAGGATCGAGGAGCTGATCGCCGACGGGCTGATCACGCCGGACGCCCTTCGCGACAATGGACTCGGGAGCGCTCCGCCATCGGCCGCACTGCCGTCCTCCCCGGTGGAACCGCCGCCGAGCGCGATCCCCTCCCCCGAGGCTCCGCCGGTTCGCCGGCCCGAGCCGCGTCTCGAAGAAGAAGGGGCCGATCGCCGGCGCCTCCTTCCTCGGATCGCCCGCGCGGCCTTCCTCATCCAGGCCTTCCGGAACCACGGCCATCAACTGGCTCGGCTGGATCCGCTCGGTTCGGAGCCCCCGGGACACCCCCAGCTCGACCCCGCGTTTTTCGGAACCTCGATGGAGGATCTCGCCGCGATCCCGACCTCGCTCGTGCTGGAAGAGGGCGGGGACGAACCGCTCTCGCAGGCCCTGCAACGACTCCGCGAGATCTACTGCGGCTCGATCGGATTCCAGTTCGAGCATCTGGAGGATCCGGCCAAGGTGCGTTGGCTCTGGAAGGAGGTGGAATCGGGGCGGCACGCTCAGCCCCTCGGGCAGGAAGCGCGACTCGCGCTCCTGCACAGACTCTCCCAAGTGGAGGGGTTCGAACGCTTTCTCCACCGCGCCTACCTCGGACAGAAGCGCTTCTCGATCGAAGGGAATGACATGCTCCTTCCGATGCTCGACCTCGCGATCGAACGCGCCGCCGCATCCGGCGGCCGCCGGGTCGTGCTCGGGATGGCGCATCGTGGACGCCTGAACGTCCTTCATCACATCGTCGGGGTCTCGGACACCTCCATCCTCCGCGAGTTCGAGGAAACGGCGCGGGCCGAGGCCGCCCCATCCCACGTTCCGACCGGGACCGGGGACGTGAAATACCACCACGGCGCGGGAGGCGAATACGAGCTCCGCGACGGATCGAAGATCGCGGTGTCCCTTGCGCCGAACCCGAGCCACCTCGAGTTCGTGAACCCGGTCGTCATGGGGATGGCCCGGGCCCTCCAATTCGCGGGGCCCGGACGCGGCGCCCGGCTGGAAGCTTCGGCCGTGGTGCCCATCCTCATTCACGGCGATGCCGCGTTCGCGGCGGAAGGGATCGTCGCCGAGTCGCTCAACCTTGCGCGGCTCCGCGGCTACACGGTCGGAGGCACCGTTCATATCATCGTCAACAACCAGGTGGGGTTCACGACCAACCCCGAAGACGGGCGCTCGACGCGTTACGCCTCGGATCTCGCGAAGGGTTACGACCTTCCGGTCCTCCACGTGAACGCGGACGATCCCGAGGCATGCCTCGCCTCGGTCCGCCTGGCGATCGCGTTCCGCGAAAAATTCCACGACGACGTGGTCATCGACCTCGTGGGATACCGGCGGTATGGGCACAACGAGGGAGACGAGCCGTCCTACACCCAGCCCCTCCTCTACGCCCGCATCGCCGACCACCCGACCGTCCGCACGCAATGGGCATCCCGCCTCGTGTCGGATGAGACGCTTTCCTCCGCCGAGGCCGAAGAGATCGAGGACGCCGTGGCTCACCGGCTGCGCGCGGCGCAGGAAGAGGTGGAAGCAGAGGAGAGCAGAGCACATACACTTCCCGCCACACCGGCGGAAGCGGAGCCGGAGCCCCCGGAGACCGCGGTTCCGCTGGAGCACCTCGTGCAGGTGAACGCCGGCACGGTCGCCGTCCCCGGCGAGTTCACCCTCCATCCGAAGCTCAAGCGACAACTCGAGCATCGTCGCTCCGACTTCGCCGCGGACAGGGCGGTGGATTGGGCGCACGCGGAGGCGCTCGCGCTCGGATCCATCCTGAGCGAGAACGTCGCGATCCGCCTGACGGGCCAGGATACGGAGCGTGGGACCTTTTCCCAGCGGCATCTCGTCCTCCACGACGTGGAAACCGGCGCGGAGGTCACTCCCCTCGCCGAGTTCGGCGAGGGTCGCTTCGAGATCTACAATTCCCCGCTTTCCGAGGCGGCGGCGCTCGGCTTCGAATACGGCGCCTCCGTGGCGGCGCCCGAGACCTTCGTGCTCTGGGAAGCACAGTTCGGCGACTTCGTGAATGCGGCGCAAGTGATCGTTGACCAGTTCATCGCATCGGGACGCGCGAAATGGGGTCAACAATCGCGCCTCACACTCCTCCTCCCTCACGGTTACGAAGGGCAGGGCCCGGAGCACTCCTCCGCGCGGTTGGAGCGTTTCCTCCAGCTGGCCGCCGAAGAGAACATCCGGGTGGCGTACCCGACGACACCGGCTCAGTACTTTCATCTCGTCCGGCGCCAGGCGCTCGGAATCCCGATGCGCCCCCTCGTCATCCTGACCCCGAAGAGCCTCCTTCGGCACCCGCGTGCGGTGTCGTCCGTCGCCGAGCTCACCCGCTCCTCCTTCCGCACGATCCTTCCCGAGGAATCCCCTCCGGGAGACCCGAAAGAAGTGACTCGCCTGATCCTCTGCTCGGGAAAGATTTACTACGACCTGGTCGGGGTGGAGGGGCGCGCGGAGCTCCGTCAGGTCGCGGTGGGACGGATCGAAGGGCTCTACCCTTTCCCGGCCATGGGTCTCACCGCCCTGGTGGGCTTGTATCCGAAGCTCGAAGAGGTCGTCTGGGTCCAGGAGGAACCGCGCAATATGGGCGCTCTCGCCTACATCGGACCGAGACTCAGGGGCGGGATCCCGCGGGACGTCGCGCTCCGGCACGTTTCGCGCCCCGAGCGGGCCAGCCCCGCGGAAGGGAAAAACAGGAACCACCGGCTCCAACAGGAGCGAATCGTACGGGAAGCGCTCGGAGTGGAATGA
- a CDS encoding HAMP domain-containing sensor histidine kinase gives MTWLPWVLVALLVVVVIILLTRGGDGRLGRAVERLVREAEGAGVSAAAQAEDPPEVAKLRAAISRGAGRPSEAGDPDAAIRGLFRYLEEAVLAPLQAARARPEGGARLDDATNALEDLAFFAKDRKGEVPGTENLGAIVQAVTREFALDTGVPVKFSAPAEVLAAHVAPEAFKDALYLLLANAGRFGKGSTVEVVAESAGDRVKLFVRDRGPGFTPDALYRAFEPFWTTDRDALGLGLTHARKVLAKQDATLTLRNREGGGAEVEILLRRVGGTR, from the coding sequence ATGACCTGGCTCCCCTGGGTCCTCGTCGCGCTCCTCGTCGTGGTGGTGATCATCCTCCTCACACGGGGAGGCGACGGGCGACTCGGGCGCGCCGTGGAGCGCCTCGTGCGGGAGGCGGAAGGTGCCGGCGTTTCGGCAGCCGCTCAGGCGGAAGACCCGCCGGAGGTCGCGAAGCTCCGTGCGGCGATCTCCCGCGGTGCGGGACGACCTTCCGAGGCCGGCGACCCGGACGCAGCAATCCGCGGGCTGTTTCGCTACCTCGAGGAGGCGGTCCTCGCACCCCTCCAGGCTGCGCGCGCGAGGCCGGAGGGCGGAGCCCGCCTGGACGACGCGACGAATGCGCTCGAGGATCTCGCTTTTTTCGCGAAGGACCGGAAAGGCGAGGTGCCCGGCACGGAGAATCTGGGAGCCATCGTGCAGGCGGTGACGCGGGAGTTTGCGCTCGACACTGGAGTCCCGGTGAAATTCAGTGCCCCCGCCGAGGTCCTCGCCGCCCACGTCGCGCCGGAGGCGTTCAAGGACGCGCTCTACCTCCTTCTCGCCAATGCGGGTCGCTTCGGGAAGGGGAGCACCGTGGAAGTCGTCGCGGAGTCGGCGGGAGACCGGGTCAAGCTCTTCGTGCGGGATCGAGGGCCCGGATTCACCCCCGACGCCCTCTACCGCGCCTTCGAGCCGTTCTGGACCACGGATCGCGACGCGCTGGGTCTGGGCCTCACCCATGCCCGAAAGGTCCTCGCCAAGCAGGACGCGACCCTGACCCTCAGGAATCGCGAAGGGGGGGGTGCGGAGGTGGAGATTCTCCTTCGGCGAGTTGGGGGGACGAGGTAA
- a CDS encoding aminotransferase class IV: MSAFDPEVVPADDRGLLLGDGLFETVRIYRGHPFRLESHLRRLDASAAALGFPMPDSLRERVAAGIAAFDGPDGALRITLTRGAGVGLAPPPEPRSRLFISVRAIGPEVAGAAAGVRARLFGRLDEHALTSGHKAIGYLERIQALRLAKGLGADEALLRNARGLIVEGSASNLFAVRGTTFVAPGLEAGALPGITRGVLLEVARGAGLTVEERGIHPEELVELSEILLSSSLREVVPVIEVEGARVGEGRPGPTFTLLSRMFREVVRKEIGR; encoded by the coding sequence GTGAGCGCCTTCGACCCGGAGGTCGTCCCGGCGGACGATCGCGGACTCCTCCTCGGCGACGGGCTCTTCGAGACAGTGCGCATTTACAGGGGACACCCGTTTCGTCTCGAGTCCCATCTCCGCCGCCTCGATGCCTCGGCTGCGGCGCTCGGTTTTCCCATGCCGGACTCGCTCCGGGAGCGGGTGGCCGCCGGGATCGCCGCCTTCGACGGACCCGATGGGGCGCTCCGTATCACGCTGACGCGTGGGGCGGGCGTCGGGCTCGCCCCGCCGCCGGAGCCACGGTCACGCCTCTTCATTTCAGTGCGCGCGATCGGGCCGGAGGTGGCCGGCGCCGCCGCGGGAGTCCGCGCGCGCCTCTTCGGCCGCCTCGACGAACACGCCCTCACGAGCGGGCACAAAGCGATCGGTTACCTGGAGCGGATTCAGGCCCTTCGCCTCGCGAAGGGCCTGGGCGCCGACGAAGCGCTCCTCCGCAACGCCCGAGGCCTGATCGTCGAGGGGTCGGCCTCGAACCTCTTCGCGGTGCGGGGCACGACATTCGTCGCGCCGGGGCTAGAGGCGGGCGCGCTCCCGGGGATCACCCGGGGTGTCCTCCTGGAAGTGGCTCGGGGTGCCGGACTCACGGTGGAAGAACGGGGGATTCATCCCGAAGAGCTCGTGGAGCTCTCGGAAATCCTCCTCTCCTCTTCGCTACGCGAAGTGGTCCCCGTCATCGAAGTGGAGGGAGCGAGGGTCGGGGAGGGGCGACCCGGGCCGACCTTCACCCTCCTCTCACGCATGTTTCGCGAAGTCGTGCGAAAAGAGATCGGCCGCTAG
- a CDS encoding NAD(P)H-quinone oxidoreductase yields MKVVEIREPGGPEVLRLAERPLPPVLGDRVRARVRSSGINRADLLQRMGRYPAPPGEPQDIPGLEFAGIVEEVGPECLLRRVGDPVMGILGGSGYAEAVVVPERATVRVPDGMDLTRAGAIPEVFFTAWDALVLQGGLQAGETVLIHAVGSGVGTAALQLCRAFGARTIGTSRTADKVDRALALGLDLGVVAGEGSDWAAEVRELAGEGGVDLILDLVGAPYIEGNLDALATGGRWIVVGVPGGMKGTMDLRKLMRKRALLRGTVLRARPVEEKIRLAREFERTIVPLFERGLLRPVVDQVYPAAEAAEAHRRMEANESFGKLLLDWDER; encoded by the coding sequence ATGAAGGTGGTCGAGATCCGCGAGCCGGGGGGGCCCGAAGTCCTGCGCCTCGCCGAGCGTCCACTTCCACCCGTCCTGGGGGACCGGGTCCGGGCCCGGGTGCGCAGTTCCGGCATCAACCGCGCCGATCTCCTCCAACGGATGGGACGTTATCCCGCCCCTCCAGGCGAACCGCAGGACATCCCGGGACTCGAGTTCGCCGGGATCGTCGAGGAAGTCGGGCCGGAGTGCCTCCTCCGCCGGGTGGGAGATCCCGTCATGGGGATCCTGGGCGGGTCCGGGTACGCGGAAGCCGTGGTTGTCCCCGAACGCGCGACCGTTCGTGTCCCCGATGGGATGGACCTCACGCGCGCCGGAGCGATTCCCGAGGTCTTTTTCACGGCGTGGGACGCCCTGGTCCTCCAGGGGGGGCTCCAGGCCGGAGAAACGGTGCTCATCCACGCCGTCGGAAGCGGCGTGGGGACCGCAGCGCTCCAGCTCTGCCGCGCGTTCGGCGCCCGGACCATCGGGACCTCCCGCACCGCGGACAAGGTGGACCGGGCGCTGGCCCTCGGCCTCGATCTCGGCGTCGTCGCGGGGGAGGGAAGCGACTGGGCCGCCGAGGTGCGGGAGCTCGCCGGGGAAGGCGGAGTGGACCTCATCCTCGACCTGGTGGGTGCGCCATACATCGAGGGAAATCTCGACGCGCTCGCGACGGGGGGTCGCTGGATCGTCGTGGGCGTTCCGGGGGGAATGAAGGGAACGATGGACCTGCGGAAGCTCATGAGGAAGCGGGCACTCCTCCGGGGGACGGTCCTTCGCGCGCGCCCCGTCGAGGAGAAGATCCGCCTCGCGCGTGAGTTCGAACGCACGATCGTCCCCCTCTTCGAACGGGGACTCTTGCGCCCAGTCGTAGATCAGGTGTACCCCGCGGCGGAGGCGGCGGAGGCCCATCGCCGGATGGAAGCGAACGAAAGCTTCGGGAAGCTCCTCCTCGACTGGGACGAGCGCTGA
- the bcp gene encoding thioredoxin-dependent thiol peroxidase, translating to MAEPMEGDLAPDFELPADDGGRVRISEFRGRRVVLYFYPKDDTPGCTKEACDFRDALPGLSNEGVSVLGVSPDPVPSHADFRDKLGLNFPLLADEDHSVAEDYGVWREKMMYGNTYWGVERSTFFIDESGIVRKVWRRVDPEGHANEVVAAIRAGTP from the coding sequence GTGGCAGAGCCGATGGAGGGAGACCTCGCACCCGACTTCGAGCTCCCGGCGGACGACGGCGGGAGGGTTCGGATTTCCGAATTCCGGGGACGGCGCGTCGTCCTCTACTTCTATCCAAAGGACGATACCCCCGGGTGTACGAAAGAAGCGTGCGACTTCCGGGATGCCCTACCGGGGCTGTCGAACGAGGGGGTCTCCGTCCTCGGCGTCTCCCCCGATCCGGTCCCGTCTCACGCGGACTTTCGAGATAAGCTCGGACTCAACTTTCCGCTCCTGGCGGACGAGGATCATTCCGTCGCGGAAGACTACGGCGTCTGGAGGGAGAAGATGATGTACGGCAACACTTACTGGGGAGTCGAGCGGAGCACTTTTTTCATCGACGAATCCGGAATCGTGCGGAAGGTGTGGCGGCGAGTGGATCCTGAAGGACACGCGAACGAGGTCGTCGCCGCGATCCGGGCGGGTACGCCATGA
- a CDS encoding aminodeoxychorismate/anthranilate synthase component II — MILLLDNYDSFVFNVARSFRELGAEVEVVRSDALTVAEAVARVPSRVVLSPGPCTPAEAGISVELVRVLEGRVPILGICLGHQAVAAAYGASLVPALDPAHGRAAEIFHAGEGILAGLPSPFPAGLYHSLAVRAGDLPDTFSVAARTRAGEIMALRHRTHPVWGVQFHPESVLTPVGQTIFENFLALGSPEGAGAARRREESTSAGGGS; from the coding sequence GTGATCCTCCTGCTCGACAATTACGACTCCTTCGTGTTCAACGTCGCGCGTTCCTTCCGGGAGCTCGGCGCGGAGGTCGAAGTCGTGCGGAGCGATGCGCTCACCGTGGCGGAGGCGGTGGCCCGTGTCCCGTCGCGCGTCGTGCTTTCGCCCGGGCCCTGCACCCCCGCGGAGGCTGGGATCAGCGTGGAGCTCGTGCGCGTTTTGGAGGGCCGGGTGCCCATCCTCGGAATCTGCCTCGGTCACCAGGCGGTCGCCGCGGCGTACGGGGCGTCACTCGTTCCCGCTTTGGATCCGGCGCACGGGAGAGCCGCGGAGATCTTCCACGCGGGGGAGGGAATCCTGGCCGGTCTCCCTTCGCCTTTTCCCGCTGGACTCTACCACTCCCTCGCGGTCCGCGCCGGCGATCTCCCGGACACCTTCTCCGTCGCGGCCCGGACCCGCGCCGGCGAAATCATGGCCCTGCGGCATCGAACCCATCCAGTGTGGGGCGTACAATTCCACCCCGAGTCGGTGCTCACTCCCGTCGGTCAGACGATCTTCGAGAACTTCCTCGCGTTGGGCTCGCCGGAGGGAGCGGGCGCGGCCCGCCGCCGCGAGGAGAGTACCTCCGCCGGTGGCGGGTCGTGA
- a CDS encoding 3'-5' exonuclease produces MPDSLPFPFPLERPLVFLDLETTGLRIGTDRIIELAVIRLSPNGDVFEKVRRFNPEMPIPPEATAVHGITDADVAHETPFPARARSLSELLEPCDLAGFNIRRFDLPILLAEFRRAGVPFDVEGRRLLDVQMIFHREEPRDLSAAVRFYLHRELEEAHSALADIRATAAVLAAQLERYPHIPRDLEGLDRYCDEVRPFETEVDQWFQRTADRGFVFRRGKHKGRPIAEVALSEPDYLRWMLSAEQMDDSVREVVRGALSGGAG; encoded by the coding sequence ATGCCGGACTCCCTGCCCTTTCCATTCCCCCTCGAGCGTCCGCTCGTCTTCCTCGATCTGGAGACGACCGGACTCCGAATCGGGACCGACCGGATCATCGAGCTCGCGGTCATCCGGCTTTCGCCGAACGGCGACGTATTTGAAAAGGTCCGCCGCTTCAACCCGGAGATGCCGATCCCCCCGGAAGCGACCGCGGTGCACGGGATCACCGACGCCGACGTCGCGCACGAAACGCCCTTCCCCGCCCGTGCGCGGAGCTTGTCCGAGCTCCTGGAGCCGTGCGACCTCGCCGGTTTCAACATCCGCCGCTTCGACCTTCCCATCCTCCTCGCCGAGTTCCGGCGAGCCGGCGTTCCCTTCGACGTGGAAGGGCGGAGACTGCTCGACGTCCAGATGATCTTTCACCGCGAGGAACCGCGCGACCTCTCGGCAGCGGTGCGTTTCTACCTCCATCGAGAGCTGGAGGAAGCCCACTCCGCACTCGCGGATATCCGCGCGACAGCCGCAGTGCTGGCAGCCCAACTCGAGCGTTATCCGCACATCCCGCGGGACCTGGAAGGATTGGATCGGTACTGTGACGAAGTGCGCCCCTTCGAGACCGAGGTGGACCAGTGGTTCCAGCGGACGGCCGACCGCGGGTTCGTCTTTCGGCGAGGAAAACACAAGGGCCGTCCGATTGCCGAAGTCGCTCTGAGCGAGCCCGACTACCTACGCTGGATGCTCTCTGCGGAGCAAATGGACGACAGTGTCAGGGAGGTCGTGCGCGGCGCGTTGTCCGGAGGCGCCGGCTAG
- a CDS encoding patatin-like phospholipase family protein → MAQTGALTGGTDPEPGPLGLVMGGGGARAAYQVGFLRALARAVPDLEVPIITGVSAGAINAAHLAAHSGTFREAVEDLAKLWESLTMEQVFRISPGRLSWNVMRWGMQLVSGGLGGPPKVRGLVDTAPLRTFLETALGVTEGRIPGIDEKARAGRLRAVAISTSSYSTGQSVTWVQGSAACEWLRPQRRGKLSEIGVDHVMASAALPLFFPAVQIGNEWYGDGGIRLSAPLSPALHLGAKRILAISTRFRRLPREEEDPAIHQYPPPAQVIGSLMNSVFLDLLDQDAWRVELMNDLLRRMEPEARGDLQVVRLLTLRPSRDLGRLAGDFELGLPRTFRFLVRGLGTRQTKSPDLLSFLLFQPEYLRILLEIGEQDGEARIGEIEELVRGESRGEKGTVAAGTLTSSPQLAEGESPPPHPPLRDS, encoded by the coding sequence ATGGCGCAGACGGGAGCGCTCACGGGCGGGACAGACCCGGAGCCTGGCCCGCTGGGGCTCGTGATGGGAGGCGGGGGCGCACGCGCCGCCTACCAGGTTGGGTTTCTTCGAGCACTCGCCCGGGCCGTGCCCGATCTCGAGGTCCCCATCATCACCGGCGTCAGCGCGGGGGCCATCAATGCCGCCCACCTCGCCGCCCACTCCGGGACCTTCCGCGAGGCAGTCGAGGACCTCGCCAAGCTCTGGGAGTCGCTGACGATGGAGCAGGTCTTCCGCATCTCCCCGGGTCGGCTCAGTTGGAACGTGATGCGGTGGGGAATGCAGCTCGTCTCGGGAGGGCTCGGCGGCCCGCCGAAGGTCCGTGGGCTCGTGGACACCGCGCCCCTCCGCACCTTTCTCGAGACGGCACTGGGAGTGACCGAAGGCCGTATTCCGGGAATCGACGAAAAGGCCCGCGCGGGTCGCCTCCGGGCCGTCGCCATCAGCACGTCGTCTTATTCGACCGGACAGTCGGTGACCTGGGTGCAGGGAAGCGCGGCGTGCGAATGGCTTCGCCCCCAGCGCCGGGGAAAGCTCTCCGAGATCGGGGTGGATCACGTCATGGCCTCCGCGGCCCTCCCCCTTTTTTTTCCGGCGGTCCAGATCGGGAACGAGTGGTACGGAGACGGCGGGATCCGCCTCTCCGCTCCTCTTTCACCGGCTCTCCATCTCGGAGCGAAGCGCATCCTCGCGATCTCGACGCGATTCCGGCGGCTCCCGCGCGAAGAAGAAGATCCCGCGATCCACCAATATCCGCCGCCGGCACAGGTCATCGGCTCGTTAATGAACTCCGTTTTCCTCGACCTCCTCGACCAGGACGCGTGGCGGGTCGAGTTGATGAACGACCTCCTCCGCCGCATGGAGCCCGAGGCGAGGGGGGACCTGCAGGTGGTGCGGCTCCTGACCCTTCGCCCTTCCAGGGACCTCGGGCGGCTGGCCGGTGACTTCGAGTTGGGGCTTCCCCGGACCTTCCGCTTCCTTGTCCGCGGGCTGGGAACGCGTCAGACGAAGAGCCCCGACCTCCTCTCTTTCCTTCTCTTTCAGCCCGAATACCTCCGCATTCTCCTCGAGATCGGGGAGCAGGACGGCGAGGCCCGGATTGGAGAGATCGAAGAGCTGGTTCGGGGCGAGTCCCGGGGGGAGAAGGGAACGGTCGCGGCCGGGACCCTTACCTCGTCCCCCCAACTCGCCGAAGGAGAATCTCCACCTCCGCACCCCCCCCTTCGCGATTCCTGA